Proteins encoded in a region of the Agromyces protaetiae genome:
- a CDS encoding carbohydrate ABC transporter permease, translating into MAWLARMGRGYSRALGGLSRGEQALMLALPLAFFGVFFLVPNVLNLGLAFTDWSSYRDEIQFTGLENFQYLMSTDTLGHGLRVTLTYTVLVVLFQNLLGLGFALALEQSTRANRAIRALIFIPVLISPLAAGYIFRGLLAYDGVYNQILSALTGQEVRIEWLGSVEWTLVIVAAIHAWKFFGLTTLFYIAGLSTVPGELTEAARLDGAGYWQTFFRIKWRMISAAVTINVALAFIGTLNSFEVILATTGGGPARATEVLNIYVFQEFGNGVFGRATAMTLVLFLTVLVLAVPLISFLRRREVQA; encoded by the coding sequence ATGGCGTGGCTGGCCAGGATGGGCCGGGGGTACTCCCGGGCGCTCGGGGGACTGAGTCGCGGGGAACAGGCGCTCATGCTCGCCCTGCCACTCGCGTTCTTCGGCGTCTTCTTCCTCGTTCCGAACGTGCTGAACCTCGGGCTGGCGTTCACCGACTGGTCCTCCTACCGGGACGAGATCCAGTTCACTGGGCTCGAGAACTTCCAGTACCTGATGTCGACCGACACCCTCGGTCACGGTCTGCGCGTGACGCTGACGTACACGGTGCTCGTGGTGCTGTTCCAGAACCTGCTGGGGCTGGGCTTCGCCCTCGCGCTCGAGCAGAGCACCCGCGCGAATCGAGCCATCCGCGCGCTCATCTTCATCCCCGTCCTCATCTCGCCGCTCGCCGCGGGGTACATCTTCCGCGGTCTCCTCGCGTACGACGGCGTCTACAACCAGATCCTCAGCGCCCTCACCGGCCAGGAGGTGCGCATCGAGTGGCTCGGCAGCGTCGAGTGGACGCTCGTGATCGTGGCGGCGATCCACGCGTGGAAGTTCTTCGGCCTCACGACGCTGTTCTACATCGCGGGGCTGTCGACCGTGCCGGGCGAGCTGACGGAGGCCGCGCGCCTCGACGGTGCCGGCTACTGGCAGACGTTCTTCCGGATCAAGTGGCGGATGATCTCCGCGGCCGTCACCATCAATGTCGCGCTCGCGTTCATCGGCACGCTCAACTCCTTCGAGGTCATCCTGGCCACGACCGGCGGCGGACCGGCACGGGCGACCGAGGTGCTCAACATCTACGTGTTCCAGGAGTTCGGCAACGGCGTGTTCGGGCGGGCCACGGCGATGACCCTCGTCCTGTTCCTCACCGTGCTCGTGCTGGCCGTCCCGCTCATCTCCTTCCTGCGCCGGCGAGAGGTCCAGGCATGA
- a CDS encoding carbohydrate ABC transporter permease — protein sequence MTPGNTHVLARRRRRREGLRLSLTLIAALALVGLPLYVLVITAMKPVDEARRVTIDPPTQFAFFDNLATVLEDGTALRGFINSCIVAVPTILITLLLAACAAWVFGRSRSRKLNILYYVVITGIMLPPAIIPTVRVLQTLGLDGNHVGLIFFYCGTQLGAAVFLITGFVKGVPYELEEAARLDGAGPLRVFWSVILPSLRPAVLVSGVYLTLTVWNDFFYAYFVLSTPAQRTMPLGLYGYASANLFQYNWGLVFSYVLLTSVPIVIVFLLAQKRIVSGLLGGAGK from the coding sequence GTGACGCCGGGGAACACCCACGTGCTCGCGCGACGTCGGCGCCGGCGCGAGGGCCTCCGCCTGAGCCTCACGCTCATCGCGGCCCTCGCCCTCGTCGGGCTCCCGCTGTACGTCCTCGTGATCACCGCCATGAAGCCGGTCGACGAGGCACGTCGCGTCACGATCGACCCGCCGACCCAGTTCGCCTTCTTCGACAATCTCGCGACCGTGCTGGAGGACGGCACCGCACTTCGCGGCTTCATCAACAGTTGCATCGTCGCGGTGCCGACCATCCTGATCACTCTGCTGCTCGCCGCGTGCGCGGCCTGGGTGTTCGGGCGCTCCCGGTCGCGGAAGCTCAACATCCTCTACTACGTCGTGATCACGGGCATCATGCTGCCGCCGGCGATCATCCCGACCGTCCGCGTCCTGCAGACCCTGGGGCTCGACGGCAATCACGTCGGACTCATCTTCTTCTACTGCGGCACGCAGTTGGGCGCCGCCGTCTTCCTCATCACCGGATTCGTGAAGGGCGTGCCGTACGAGCTCGAGGAGGCCGCCCGGCTGGACGGGGCCGGTCCGCTGCGGGTGTTCTGGTCGGTGATCCTGCCGTCGCTGCGTCCGGCGGTGCTCGTCTCGGGCGTGTACCTGACGCTGACCGTCTGGAACGACTTCTTCTACGCCTACTTCGTGCTGAGCACGCCCGCGCAACGGACCATGCCGCTCGGGCTCTACGGCTACGCCTCCGCGAACCTGTTCCAGTACAACTGGGGGCTGGTGTTCAGCTACGTGCTGCTCACGAGCGTGCCGATCGTCATCGTGTTCCTGCTCGCCCAGAAGCGGATCGTCTCGGGCCTGCTCGGCGGCGCCGGCAAGTGA
- a CDS encoding amidohydrolase family protein, with product MTSTDADRATGTAGATGAAGVGVVDTHMHLWDRTRFRYPWLESADAAGLPASYGAAEWRRDTAAVELAGIVHVQAEVDHASDPVAETAWMQQLHDVEGMPTACVGYADLRSDALGDVLDRHAAYPVFRGIRQEAWFDPRSERADVPRINLLDDPAFLRGLQELERRDLVFELLVWQEQLEQAAALLREAPDLRVVIDHTGVPKDEARREQWAHGLTAVLQAAPRGILKISGLGMVDAAWTPERIDPLIARALELAGPARVVFASNFPVEPEGVSYAQVWETFERAIAGFDPAERAAMLRDTATACYDLTR from the coding sequence TTGACTTCGACTGATGCCGACCGCGCGACCGGTACAGCCGGCGCGACCGGTGCAGCCGGCGTGGGCGTCGTCGACACGCACATGCACCTGTGGGATCGAACGCGCTTCCGCTACCCGTGGCTCGAGTCGGCCGACGCGGCCGGACTCCCGGCGAGCTACGGCGCGGCCGAGTGGCGCCGCGACACGGCCGCCGTCGAGCTCGCGGGCATCGTCCACGTGCAGGCCGAGGTCGACCACGCGAGCGACCCCGTCGCCGAGACGGCCTGGATGCAGCAGCTGCACGACGTAGAGGGCATGCCGACGGCCTGCGTGGGCTACGCCGACCTGCGCAGCGACGCGCTCGGGGACGTGCTCGACCGGCACGCGGCGTACCCGGTCTTCCGCGGCATCCGTCAGGAAGCGTGGTTCGATCCGCGATCGGAGCGAGCGGATGTCCCGCGCATCAACCTGCTCGACGACCCCGCGTTCCTGCGCGGGCTCCAGGAGCTCGAGCGGCGCGACCTCGTCTTCGAACTGCTCGTCTGGCAGGAGCAGCTCGAGCAGGCCGCGGCGCTCCTGCGCGAGGCGCCGGACCTGCGGGTCGTCATCGACCACACCGGCGTGCCGAAGGACGAGGCGCGGCGCGAGCAGTGGGCGCACGGCCTCACGGCCGTGCTGCAGGCCGCACCCCGAGGCATCCTGAAGATCTCGGGCCTCGGCATGGTGGACGCAGCGTGGACGCCGGAGCGGATCGACCCGCTGATCGCTCGCGCGCTGGAGCTCGCGGGCCCGGCGCGGGTCGTGTTCGCGAGCAACTTCCCGGTCGAGCCCGAGGGCGTGTCCTACGCGCAGGTCTGGGAGACGTTCGAACGCGCGATCGCCGGCTTCGACCCCGCCGAGCGCGCGGCGATGCTCCGCGACACCGCGACGGCCTGCTACGACCTCACGCGGTGA
- a CDS encoding SDR family oxidoreductase: MIAELARRYWDAEESRDLDAILGFFTPDAVWSGPSGTVHGREAIREFYAASAARFPGLEVRMGAVLGDDREAAISWEASFRDHAGRTFPLTGVNLFRVEDGRFSSLTTFNDPSTLEDAPAVPQRFGGRTAIVTGAASGIGEATARRLVHEGAVVLGVDRNAERLAAVADELGDRFRPCVVDLGLPDAPERVMAAFSERHDVLDLLVNNAAAFVMAGVAAERAEWVTTVDTNLITPARLVGLAVPALRRSTAPAVVNVASVSGHVAQADRWTYNSVKGAVLSLTRCQALDLSADGIRVNSVSPGYIWTDVLERSAGGDRDTWDPRWGQYCMLGRCGEPDEAAGAIVYLLGPDATYVTGTDLLVDGGLVTMSPDGKARFDFD; encoded by the coding sequence ATGATCGCGGAACTGGCTCGCCGCTACTGGGATGCAGAGGAGTCGCGAGACCTCGACGCGATCCTCGGCTTCTTCACGCCCGATGCGGTCTGGAGCGGGCCGTCCGGCACCGTGCACGGGCGCGAGGCGATCCGGGAGTTCTACGCGGCCAGCGCAGCACGCTTCCCGGGCCTCGAGGTGCGCATGGGGGCTGTGCTCGGCGACGACCGCGAGGCCGCGATCTCCTGGGAGGCGAGCTTCCGCGATCACGCCGGCCGCACCTTCCCGCTCACGGGAGTGAATCTCTTCCGGGTCGAAGACGGGCGCTTCAGCAGTCTCACCACGTTCAACGACCCCTCGACACTCGAGGACGCGCCGGCCGTGCCGCAACGCTTCGGCGGCCGGACCGCGATCGTCACGGGCGCGGCATCGGGCATCGGCGAGGCCACCGCGCGCCGGCTCGTGCACGAAGGCGCCGTCGTGCTCGGCGTCGACCGGAACGCCGAACGCCTCGCCGCGGTCGCCGACGAGCTCGGCGACCGGTTCCGCCCGTGCGTGGTCGACCTCGGCCTCCCCGACGCGCCCGAGCGGGTCATGGCCGCCTTCAGCGAGCGGCACGACGTGCTCGACCTGCTCGTCAACAACGCCGCCGCATTCGTCATGGCCGGCGTCGCCGCCGAACGCGCCGAGTGGGTCACGACCGTCGACACCAACCTGATCACGCCTGCCCGGCTCGTCGGGCTCGCCGTCCCTGCGCTGCGACGCTCGACCGCGCCCGCGGTGGTCAACGTCGCGAGCGTCTCCGGCCACGTCGCGCAAGCGGACCGCTGGACCTACAACTCGGTCAAGGGTGCGGTGCTCTCGCTCACGCGCTGCCAGGCGCTCGACCTGAGCGCCGACGGGATCCGGGTCAACAGCGTGAGCCCCGGGTACATCTGGACCGACGTCCTCGAGCGGTCGGCGGGCGGCGACCGCGACACGTGGGATCCCCGCTGGGGCCAGTACTGCATGCTCGGCCGATGCGGTGAACCCGACGAGGCCGCGGGCGCGATCGTCTACCTACTCGGCCCCGACGCCACCTATGTCACGGGCACCGACCTGCTGGTCGACGGCGGGCTGGTCACGATGAGCCCCGACGGCAAGGCGCGCTTTGACTTCGACTGA
- a CDS encoding IclR family transcriptional regulator, with translation MAQIAEESGTRLLTVQRALRVLDIVAESDRPLQVRDIARILGHNLSSTYHIVNTLVAEGHLRRRADGSVAIGYRIGVLASALTNAADVIDVAEPIVSELAAQTRETVYLTCLEDGAAVVRFVAESPQSLRISGLSVGYSGNEDRRASGRAILAQFEPQELESQLARLSRTTTRGDERIAYARSAIDLTRRRGYALDNEEFEEGVCCVAAAYFDPTGRVAGSIALSAPSIRAAQIDRALKDKVVRAASDVTRAWRG, from the coding sequence ATGGCTCAGATCGCAGAGGAATCGGGCACGCGGCTGCTCACCGTCCAGCGCGCGCTCCGGGTGCTGGACATCGTCGCCGAGAGCGACCGGCCGCTCCAGGTCCGGGACATCGCCCGCATCCTCGGCCACAATCTCTCCTCGACCTACCACATCGTCAACACGCTCGTCGCGGAGGGCCACCTGCGCCGCCGCGCCGACGGTTCGGTGGCGATCGGCTACCGCATCGGCGTGCTCGCGAGCGCACTCACCAATGCCGCGGACGTCATCGACGTCGCCGAGCCGATCGTGAGCGAGCTCGCCGCGCAGACCCGGGAGACGGTGTACCTCACGTGCCTCGAAGACGGTGCCGCCGTGGTGCGCTTCGTGGCCGAGAGCCCCCAGTCGCTGCGGATCAGCGGCCTCAGCGTCGGCTACTCGGGGAACGAGGACCGACGCGCCTCGGGGCGCGCGATCCTCGCGCAGTTCGAACCGCAGGAGCTCGAGAGCCAGCTCGCCCGCCTGTCGCGGACCACCACCCGCGGCGACGAGCGCATCGCCTACGCACGGAGCGCGATCGACCTCACGCGTCGCCGCGGATACGCGCTCGACAACGAGGAGTTCGAGGAGGGCGTGTGCTGCGTCGCAGCCGCGTACTTCGACCCCACCGGCCGGGTGGCGGGTTCGATCGCGCTGAGCGCGCCGTCGATCCGCGCGGCCCAGATCGATCGGGCGCTCAAGGATAAGGTGGTGCGAGCCGCATCCGACGTCACGAGGGCCTGGCGCGGCTGA